TTGGTGAAGCCGGCATGACCCGGGCTCGCGCTGATAACCGTAACTCCTGTGTTGGGTTTATCATACTTTCCTCTCCTTTGCTCAGAATATAACCTTTTTCATCTCTGCTTCCGGCACCGGACCAACCGCACTGCCATAAAACCGTTCTTCAATCACCAGCTCCTCAATCAGGCTGTTGACCTGTTCCCAGGTCACCTGATTATATGCAGCGATGATCTCCTCCCAGGTCTGAACCCGCCCCAGGATCAGATAGGCACGGCTCAGCCGGAGCATCCGGTTAATCGGGCTTTCCATTCCCATAAGCACCGCACTCCGGGTCATAACCAGCGCCCGTTCGAACTCATCGCGGCTGATCTTGTCCGTTCTGAGTCGGCGCAGCTCCTCCTTCAGCACACCGATACACCTTGCCAGTTTCTGCTGTTCTGCAGAAAGGTAAACTGCCAGCAATCCGGTATCCTGATAAAGCTCGATAAAACTGCCCACTGAATATACCAGCCCCTCCTCCTCCCGCAGCCGCTGAAACAACCGGGATGAGACGCCACCGCCGAGCGCGGTATTCAGCACCGCAAGGGCATAGCGTCTGGAATCCGCATAGGAGAACACCGGGACCGCCAGACATAAATGGACCTGAGAAATATCCGGCCGGTGACGGACAAGAAAACTCCGCTGACCGGGCAGACTGGATTGACGCACCGACTGGCCGCATTTTTGATTGCCAAAATCAGAAAGCAACGCCACCAGTTCCGTGTGATCAACCGCGCCCACCGCCACTACAACCCCGTTCTCAGCGCAGTAATGACTCTGATAGAACTCACTCAGATCCCGGCTCGTAATCGGAGCGATGGAATCAAGAGTGCCTATAGCCGGCCGACCGAGCGGACCGTCACCGAACAGGGCTGTAAACAGTAGATTCAGCGCACAGGACTCGGGATCCTCATCCCCGGCTCTGATTTCCTCCCGGACCACCTCCTTTTCCTTGACAAGCTCCGGTCCGGCAAAGGCAGGGGCGGTGAGAATCTGGCGCATCAGGCCTACAACCACCCTGCTCTGATCTTTGGGAAACCGGG
This is a stretch of genomic DNA from candidate division WOR-3 bacterium. It encodes these proteins:
- a CDS encoding pitrilysin family protein; amino-acid sequence: MKRGEREIPEIHATRLPGGMFVITEKLPHFHSVSLGLAYRVGARDDPPDRAGIAHLIEHMIFKGTEELDAKTINIIAESHGAELNGFTDKEGTCFYARFPKDQSRVVVGLMRQILTAPAFAGPELVKEKEVVREEIRAGDEDPESCALNLLFTALFGDGPLGRPAIGTLDSIAPITSRDLSEFYQSHYCAENGVVVAVGAVDHTELVALLSDFGNQKCGQSVRQSSLPGQRSFLVRHRPDISQVHLCLAVPVFSYADSRRYALAVLNTALGGGVSSRLFQRLREEEGLVYSVGSFIELYQDTGLLAVYLSAEQQKLARCIGVLKEELRRLRTDKISRDEFERALVMTRSAVLMGMESPINRMLRLSRAYLILGRVQTWEEIIAAYNQVTWEQVNSLIEELVIEERFYGSAVGPVPEAEMKKVIF